In Clupea harengus chromosome 12, Ch_v2.0.2, whole genome shotgun sequence, the sequence TAGCCTTGCGGCGCACCATACTTGATTagtcagagtttcatatttccctatcAGTGCGAAAGGGTTGTCATTCTTTGAAAGAGACCTGTTGAACTGTTGAACCCTGTGTTGAATCTAATCAAGCAAAACACTGAACTTGACAATAATTTGAATGGCCATTTTAGAAAGGGGCACTATAAAACAGTGATGAGCACTGCTGTCACTCACCAAAGCAAATAGAGCGAATCACTTCGGCAGTTGGGTTATTTGTAATTTAGGTGGGAAATGAAGTAGGAAAGTAAATTCTGTCCCTCTGTTCTCGAAAAGCATAACCATGACAAGTGTTTCCACGGTGATTGGGATGGGGATGATGCCGCTGTGCCTCCTTGTTTACTCACGCTCCTGGGTGGAGACTGGCAGCATCAGGATTCCCTACTCCAATATAGGTGAGGAGTTCAGATGGTGCCACATATCTGACTGATCATGGCTTCACAGGGCACATTTCATTTGCCTTGATGGTGAATATAATCAATGAtactggggggcactgtggcgcgagccaataagccccccatttacgggctacaatgcccgcggggacacaggtttgattccggcctgctgtcgtttcccgatcctctccccacctcttcactcacctcttcactcctgtccaaaatacttcactgccctatccaaataaaggcaaaaaagaCCATAAATAAATCTTGATACTGTATTGTAATATAAAGTAGTCTTAATTTAGTATCATATGTCCATTGATTTTTCAATCAAGTCAATTTAGCATTGTGTTCTTTATTTTGTGTTAAATAATCTAATATTCCATTTGTTCTCAGGTATTACTCTGATTAGTCTAGTTGTTCCTGTGGCCTGTGGTGTCTTTGTCAATTACAAGTGGCCAAAAGCAGCAAAGATCATTTTGAGGGTAATGGTTTCTTCTCTTCATGTAATCATGTACTGCATTAAGGGAGAGTGGGGTATGTTGTCACACTTTTCAGGTTTTCTCACAATGACTACAAATGATACATCAGAATGGCAAAACTGGTCTTGGGCACATATTAATGAATTGTATTGTTATATAATATGCATTCATTGTATTGTTATATAATATTACGGTGCAACATTATTATGCACTTGCGACTTGTGCACTTGTGACAACTTGCCCAATAAGTGGGTAAATTGTTACGTTAGATTATTGAACAAATAAGAACCTGTAAGTTATTGTGAATAtaaatttgattttttttaatcttttatccGAAACTGAACTCAACAGCTTCAGTGAACATAAAAGTAACCAGTCATTTCTAAAACAAAATGGGCGAAATCATGCCCATCAGGATATATAATGAAGGCAGACTAAAGTCCTATGGTCTGCCAGCACTATTCAAAGTAATAACAAAGCATACATTTCCTGTCCTGAGGTAGCCTACATGCAGCATGGACCATGTGCTGCATCTCACACATTGAACCCAAGTATCCTTTGGCTGGCTCTTTGAAAATAGTTCCACACAGACAAGGCAGAAACACTGGCTCTGATGATGAGATATTTGTAGTTTAATGCAATGTTTAATGTTACTTTGTTGCCCTCTTTTGCTTTCCCAAACTTGACTTGGACACTTCCTTCCCTTTCTGCACTTGCCTTTTCTCTGCACACATAGGAGGGGTTTTTAAATGCTGCACTACTGCGCACTAAACCACAGTAAAGGTCCGCTGACCAGTTGCACTACTGTGCACTAAACCACAGTAAAGGTCCGCTCACCTAGTGATGTACCCGAACCAGTTGCATTTCCAGTTCAAGGGAGAACAAACCTGCCAGAGCTTTAAAtagtcaacacaacacacgtgACAGCATGCCCCTGGTCACTGGAGCAACTTGCcccacactcactaatgaactaATTAGAGCTAAATCCCAAGGCTAATTCAACAAGACTATAGTAAAAGCATGACATCACACACTAGTAACAGAGTCTTATcatagaaaagtaaaaaaaaaatgcgtcCAAAACGTTTTATTACATGAAATTTGGTATGCCATAATTTTGCTTTGGCAAAGGAAAAGTTGGAATATTGTGCCCAGCTCAGTTTCAGGTAGAAAAGATGTTGACTCAGGCAGTCACACAATGTCGCTATTTCAGTGTTGAAGAAACTGCCAGTGTGACACCTTACCCCGCTCTCCCCCACTGTTGTTATAGTACTGAGATATGTCATTAAAGACACTGACAAGAATGCCTTGCATAAACTAATGAAGATAAactaatttctctctctgttggtttGGGCAGGTAGGCTCAGCGGTGGGCTGTTTGCTGCTGCTGATAGTGGGCATTGCAAGCGCTGTGCTGTACCGTGGCTCGTGGAACACAGATGTATCTATTGTGATTGTCGGGGTTATTTTCCCCATGATCGGCTGTGCTGCTGGTTTCACCATTTCTATTATAATGCGGCAGTCATGGCAAAGGTGAGAGAATTTCTCACTGTTTAATACTGTACGTATTTTCCTGCTATATGGGTTTGCCCCTGACCAATTTCACTTAGTGAAAGAAACAAGGTGGATACAACTCTAAGCTTTCAGGACAAGAGTTCACttaatgttgtgtgtttctcaccctCCATATACAACTTGAAATAACCACTACGTTGAATGCAGGGGTGGTTAATCTTATCAGTAAACTCCCAGTCAAGCAGCTGCACAAATACTCACCGTGCTTCTGAGTGGTAGAATAGCATACAGTTTATTCACACCAAACCAAGGTTCCAACATAATATGTGTCTAGACACACATCAACAAAAGAATGTCTACCTCAGGGCTTGTTACactgggtgtgtttggggtctAAATTATTATTTGTATCCACTTCACACCCCAGTAGGTCAGAGATCAAGGTTTTACATACCAGAACAGAATTAGTTTGGTCATTTTTCCCCCTGACCTACATATTTTGTTATGAGCTATGTTTCCAAATCCCTCTGTTTAATGAAAGTACGGCAGTTttgtgacctttaaccttttgTGGTGACAGATGCCGGACAATTGCCTTGGAGACCGGAGCCCAGAATGTTCATCTCTGCACAACGGTGCTCCAGCTCTCCTTCAGTCCTGAGGAGCTGGTGCACATGTTCACTTTCCCCCTCATCTACGGCTCCTCTCAGCTCATCTCTTGTCTTCTTCTCGTAACAGGTGAGAACTGCATCTACACAGCCATAGTTGATGGAACATATTTTATGTGACCCATCTATCAGCTTCGGCGCAGTGTATTGAAGTTGTCTTGCAGTGTGGTCTTACAGGAGAGATACAGGTTAACATTCGATACAATTATTAATATTTTTAATACCAGTGCTGTTTCCTGTCATTTTTAATGTTCAGGTTCTACCAGTGCAACTCACAATACTGTGTACAATACCAAAAGCAAGTCATGCCTGGTATGTTGTGAAGCTCATTGCTCTCCTGTGTCAGTTTATCAGATATACAAGCGGATTGCCACATGCAAGTCGTCAGATGAGTCTGTCTCACCTGACCAGGCCCTACAGAGCTGCCCAAGTGTCAACACTGGACAGGGTGAAGTCAACATAGGTTTTGAGCATGATACACCTGTGCAATCCTCAGCTAATCAAGAGACTTAGAAGTCGGTTGACTATTAGAGTTATACTCTAATGCCTTTGCATTATGTACTTTTATTGTGCTTTTACTGTACTTTTTACGTTAACTTGTTATGTTGATATGGTGTTGTAACCTTTTTCTTCTAaacatgatttgatttgattgattgaacGATGCCTTTTGGGTATGACACCAAGTTCTTTACGTGTCTGCTTTTGTAACTAACAATGCACTGTATTCATTGTAGCAAAACATGAAATGATACTTGATAATACAATGACAAGAATTTGCAATCAGTATCTGATCAGTATGAGACACAGCCTTATGAGAAACCTTTTCCTTCTGCTAAAGTTAGAGGACGCAGTGTAAGAGGAATAGCAACCTCAGAGAAACTGGAAGTAATAACTCATGCTTGACTGTAACCAACCGAGTTTAAAAGAAATGGTTACAAAGTGTGGTCATCATAGGAAAAAACACTTCGGTCCTTGAATTTGTATTGTGTACTTAAAAAATACTTCCTAATTTGATTTTACAGTAATGGAggtggagaaagaaagggagacagagtaGATGCTTAGTAGATGCAGAGTAGAGCTTCTGTTGTGATGCCAAATGGGTTTCTGTTGTTTGTCCATCTCATTATTTTTTATCTTCTGAGTAGTGAAGTTTTGCTTCAGTTTCAGTTAGCTAGTTATTTAGCATAAACAACGTCAATGTCCAGAAGTGCTGGTAGATGGTTTTGGTGACCTACAATACTTTATTGTTGTTagtattctattttttttaaatatgttttgttagtcattttggacaaaagtgtctgtcaTATTGACTTAACTATTAACTATTAATTATTTATCAAATCAAGTCATATCATACAGTGATTatagttaaggtatttagcTAAGGTTATTAGCTAAGGTTATTAGCTAAGGTTAAAGTTAAGGTATTTAGCTAAGGTTATTAGCTAAGGTTAAAGTTAAGGTATTTAGCTAAGGTTATTAGCTAAGGTTAAAGTTAAGGTATTTAGCTAAGGTTATTAGCTAAGGTTAAAGTTAAGGTTATTAGCTAAGGTATTTAGCTAAGGTTAAAGTTAAGGTTATTAGCTGAGGTTATTAGCTAAGGTTAAAGTTAAGGTATTGGGACACTAAAAGTCCAAGACgattacaaaacattaaataaaatagaataaaagcAACAATGAGAAAATTAGGCAATAAGCAGCGATAACATTCATAAAACAATATTGAGTATAATTTTAAAGTAAAACCAAACAATActatattaaaataataataatagttttcAGATAAAATGTTATctcatttgtttatattattCTAAACAACTGTGGATCTTACATGCTTACATCTTTCTTGTGCTTTAGCTATAAACACCTTTCCATATTCATGAATAATCAAGTTTCAAACAGTATTACCCAAACCTTTTACTGATATTGTTAATTCAAGTGAAACTCGCATTCATTatcatttttaatttaattattgtCTTATTGTTGTacactattcttttttttaaagacaaatcaattttattttaataaatacATTCCAACTGATGTTAAGTCAATATTGGAAATTTCTCCC encodes:
- the LOC105910513 gene encoding solute carrier family 10 member 6 gives rise to the protein MLNSSLIEVGHASNTTLDGLGMTLHQALNVILTILLALVVFALGCTVEIGKLWTHVRRPWGVLIGILCQFGIMPLTAFLLAQAFAVRPLQAVAILIMGCCPGGTISNIITYWIDGDMDLSITMTSVSTVIGMGMMPLCLLVYSRSWVETGSIRIPYSNIGITLISLVVPVACGVFVNYKWPKAAKIILRVGSAVGCLLLLIVGIASAVLYRGSWNTDVSIVIVGVIFPMIGCAAGFTISIIMRQSWQRCRTIALETGAQNVHLCTTVLQLSFSPEELVHMFTFPLIYGSSQLISCLLLVTVYQIYKRIATCKSSDESVSPDQALQSCPSVNTGQGEVNIGFEHDTPVQSSANQET